In Trueperaceae bacterium, the DNA window GACGTCCATGCCGTCGACCTCGAGGAAGACGTCGCCGCGCTGCAGGCCGGCCTCGCTGGCCGGACCGCCCTTGTAGACGGTGAGGACCTCCACGCCCTTGCCGGTGTTCCTGTTGTGCGGCGTGAGCACGGCCCCGATGCCCTCGAACGAGCCGGAGAGGTCCTGCGTCTCCCGGGCGGCCGCCCGCGGCTCGATGTAGGCGGTGTACGGGTCCTCGAGGGACTCGATCATGCCGTTGATGGCCCCGCGGATCAGCTTCTCGTCGTCGACGTCGTGCAGGTAGCCGCTCTTCAGCGCGCCGTAAGACTGGATCAGCGCCCGGCCCGCGGCGGTGTTGAGGAACTCGCCGGCGAAGTCGCGCGACACCTGCGCGTATACGGCCATCGTGGCGACGGTGAGGGCCACCAGGCCGGTGATCATCCATCTACGCTTCATAAGCCTCCAAGGGCGCGGCCGTGGGCCGGTAGACCGTGAGCCTCGCTGTGCATCGGGAAGTATACGCAGCAGGGGGGTGCGAGTCCGTAGGGACAATGACGGCCTAATCTCTAGGGGATGCGGGTCCTGTTCGTCTCCGCCGAGGTCGCGCCGTACAGCAAGGTGGGGGGTCTGGGCGACGTGGCAGGCTCGCTGCCGGCCGCGCTCGTCGGGCTCGGCCACGAGGTGCTCGTCGTCACCCCCTGGTACGGCGGTCTCGGAGGCGGCGCGCGCCCGCTCTGGATCGGCGACGTCGCGGTGCCGTTCGACGGCGGCACGGTGACCGTGGGCGTCGGCACGCTGGAGGAGCGCGGCGTGCGCCTGGCCTTCGTCGGCCACCCCGTCTACGCCCGCGAGCGCGTCTACGGCCACGAGGACGACCCATGGCGCTTCGCGCTGCTCTCGCGCGCCGCGCCGCAGGTCGCGCAGCGGGTCGGCTTCAGGCCGGACGTGGCGCACGCCAACGACTGGCACACCGGCCACCTGCCGCTCCTGCTGGCGCGGGGCCGGCACCTGCCCGAGGGCTTCCCGCGCCTCCCGAGCGTCTTCACCGTGCACAACGCGCAGTACCAGGGCGAGTCGGAGATGACGGCGACGCTGCGCTGGCTGCGGCTGCCCGGCGAGCTGGCCGGCTCGTTCGCGAACCACTACGGGCGCTTCAACGCCCTCAAGGCCGGCGCCGGGTTCGCCACGCGGGTCACCACCGTCAGCCCCACCTACGCGCAGGAGCTCACGCAGCCCGAGCACGGCTGGGGCCTCGACGGCGCCTTCAGGAGCCTCGCCGGACGTCTCACGGGGATCCTCAACGGCATCGACGTCGAGCGCTGGGACCCCGCGACCGACCCCCACCTGCCGGCCCGCTACGACGCCGCCCACCCGAACGCCAAGGCGTCGTCGCAGGTCGCCCTGCGCGAGCGCTACGGGCTCGAGCCCGGCCTGCCCGTGCTCGCCGCCGTGTCGCGGCTCGTCGAGCAGAAGGGCATCGACCTGCTACTGGAGGCGGCGCCGCGGCTGCTGCGGATGGGCTGGGCGCTGGCTCTGCTCGGCACCGGCGAGCCGGAGCTGGAGGCGGCCGCGCTGGCCCTGGCGGCGGACAACCCGGGCCGCGTGGGCGTGACGATAGAGTTCGACGAGCCTCTCTCCCACCTCTTCTACGCCGGCGCCGACGCCCTGGCGATGCCGAGCCGCTTCGAGCCGTGCGGGCTCAGCCAGATGATCGCCATGCGCTACGGGACCCTGCCGATCGTGCGCGCCACGGGCGGGCTGCGCGACACCGTCGAGCACATGCGCACCGGCTTCGCCTTCGAGCACGCCACGGCCGCGGGGCTCGCCTGGGCCGCCGCCGAGGCGCTCGCCGTGGGGCCCGGCACCGACAGGTGGCGGGCGATGCAGCAGGCGGCGATGCGCCAGGACCACTCCTGGCGGACGTCGGCACGGCGCTACGCGGCGCTGTATGAGGCGGCCGTCGCGAGCGTGATACCGTCACGGCCATGACCGACCAGGACGCCGGGCGCGGCGCCCACGTGGTCCCCGCACAGGAAGGCGACGCGTCCGCCGCTGCACAGGCGAGCGTCGCGGACTGGCGCGAGCTCCTCGAGCTGAGGCGGTTCAACGCCGCGAAGCAGGCCTACCTGGTGGCCACCTACGCCGGCGCCGGCCGGCTCGCGGCGGACGCCGAGAGCGACGACGACGCGGTCAGGGCCGCTCTCACGGCGCTCGCCGACGTGGAGGACCTGCTGCGCGAGCGGCGCTACGCCAAGGCCGGCGAGCGCATCGCCAGGCTGCAGCACAAGCCGCCTCTGGCGCCGTGGCACGACCTGCAGGCCGACATCGAGGCCCTGGCCGCGGTGGGCAAGGCCCTCGACAAGCGCGACCCCGAGCAGGCGCTGGCGGACCTCGACCGGCTGGGCGACACCTGGTTCGTCGCCGAGGCCAGCACGCTACGCGGCACCGCCCAGGCCTACCTGGGCGACGGCGTGGCGGCGAAGGCCTGCTTCGAGGCGGCCGTCGCCGTGGACCCCAAGCACTTCCGCGCCCTGACGAACCTCGGCAACGTCGCGCTGGAGGAGGGCGACGTCGACGGCGCCATCGCGCGCTACCGCGAGGCCCTGGCGGTGAACGAGGAGTTCTCGAACGCCCACCACAACCTCGGCGTGGCGTACCGCCGCAAGGGCGACCTCGGCAAGAGCGTGAGGCACCTCAGGCGCGCCCAGCGGCTCGCCTACCGGCAGGACGCCGCCGAGGCGCGCGAGAGCTTCATGAAGGCGGGCGGCGCGCGCTTCGGCGGCGCGCTGAAGTGGGTGCTGTGGGTGGCCATAGGCGCGGCCGTGTGGTGGGTGCTGCGGTCGCAGGGCGTGCTCTAGCTCACTCCTCCAGGAGCTGCCTGAGCACGGCGTCGACCTCGGCGTCGTCGAGCCGCCTGAGGGCGCCGGGGCCCTGCGCGGCGTCGAGCACGCGGCCCACCTCTTCGAGCACCACGACGTCGTCCACCGTCACGAGCCTGCGGATCAGCTCGAACTGCTTCTGTTCGACCTCAGCCTGCGTCGACAACGCTTCGCGACCTCCCCGTCGCAGCCTAAGTCCGCCCTCGCCGGCGCGCGGTGAAGGGCGCACCAGCGCGGCCGCTGCGCCCTTCATCGACGCGGGCCTGGCTCACTCGACGGTCACGCTCTTGGCCAGGTTCCGGGGCTGGTCGACGTCGCGGCCCAGCCGGTTCGCCACCTCGTAGGCCAGGAGCTGCAGGGGCACGACGTTGACGACCGGCGAGAGGTACTCGTGCGTCCGCGGCACGTAGACGACCTCGTCGGCGTGCTCCCTCACGCGCTCGTCGCCCTCGTTGGCCACGACGATGAGCCGTCCGTCGCGCGCCTTGACCTCCTGCAGGTTCGAGACGGTCTTGTCGTAGAGCGGCGAGGCCGTGGCGACGGCGACCACGGGCAGGTGCTCGTCGATGAGCGCGATCGGCCCGTGCTTCATCTCGCCCGTCGGGTAGGCCTCGGCGTGGACGTAGCTGATCTCCTTGAGCTTCAGCGCGCCC includes these proteins:
- a CDS encoding glycogen/starch synthase — protein: MRVLFVSAEVAPYSKVGGLGDVAGSLPAALVGLGHEVLVVTPWYGGLGGGARPLWIGDVAVPFDGGTVTVGVGTLEERGVRLAFVGHPVYARERVYGHEDDPWRFALLSRAAPQVAQRVGFRPDVAHANDWHTGHLPLLLARGRHLPEGFPRLPSVFTVHNAQYQGESEMTATLRWLRLPGELAGSFANHYGRFNALKAGAGFATRVTTVSPTYAQELTQPEHGWGLDGAFRSLAGRLTGILNGIDVERWDPATDPHLPARYDAAHPNAKASSQVALRERYGLEPGLPVLAAVSRLVEQKGIDLLLEAAPRLLRMGWALALLGTGEPELEAAALALAADNPGRVGVTIEFDEPLSHLFYAGADALAMPSRFEPCGLSQMIAMRYGTLPIVRATGGLRDTVEHMRTGFAFEHATAAGLAWAAAEALAVGPGTDRWRAMQQAAMRQDHSWRTSARRYAALYEAAVASVIPSRP
- a CDS encoding tetratricopeptide repeat protein, with the translated sequence MTDQDAGRGAHVVPAQEGDASAAAQASVADWRELLELRRFNAAKQAYLVATYAGAGRLAADAESDDDAVRAALTALADVEDLLRERRYAKAGERIARLQHKPPLAPWHDLQADIEALAAVGKALDKRDPEQALADLDRLGDTWFVAEASTLRGTAQAYLGDGVAAKACFEAAVAVDPKHFRALTNLGNVALEEGDVDGAIARYREALAVNEEFSNAHHNLGVAYRRKGDLGKSVRHLRRAQRLAYRQDAAEARESFMKAGGARFGGALKWVLWVAIGAAVWWVLRSQGVL